AAATGCTTTTCTCGGATATGGGCCAGAAGATTccaattttgttgttgaactTACATACAGTAAGTCATTTTTGTGTATGTAACTCTGTATGATTTCAAGCCTATTTTGTTGTTTAGTACaagtattcttttttaataccGTTCAGTTGCTTTCGTATGATTGTGAAATTCTATCGTATTTTTCTTATAGATTATGGAGTAGACAAGTACAACATTGGGACTGGTTTTGGCCATTTTGGTATTGATGTTGAAGATGTAAGTTGCTATTTCTTAATATAGATGTAGTTTTTTGTCTTTGTATAACATCCATCCTCTTCAGCAATTTCGGAGCATTATTATCTCTAACATTTTTATGCCTTATCCATAATGTTTTATATGCCAAAATTTTTGGACTTACATAGGTTATACGATTTTATGTAGGTCAGCAAATCAGTGGAACTGATAAAGGCAAAGGGAGGGAAAGTTACAAGGGAACCTGGCCCTGCTAAAAATGGCAGTACAATAATTGCTTCTGTTGAGGATCCTGATGGCTATACGTTTGAGCTTTTGGAGAGAGGGCTTTCACCTGAGCCCTTATGTCAAGTGATGCTTCGTGTAGGCGATCTTGACCGtgctattaatttttataagaaGGTGAGatgtttctttattaaacttaataatatCTGATCCTGGATAGGCTTTTATAGATGCAAGCTTCATTTAGCGTTTAACATTGTGTTTCTTTAACTTGAAGGCTTTTGGAATGGAACTTCTTCGCAAGAGAGATTATCCTGAGTACAAGGTGACTTGACTTCACACTTACCACCCACTGATAACTTCCCCGATACTTGTGGATAGTTTGGAATAATGATGCTCATGTTAATCTCTATACACCACACATTTTTTTGAATACTGCATGACCATTATAGAAATTGTGACCAAAACATGCCATTGTTATTTTCGCATTTATGTGGTGTGTAGGAGTATAATCTGGTTTATGTCTCTATGAATATGAGGATCTTGCTGAATAATGTAGTGTTCatacatatggcttgtatttGAAGGTCATTGTTGTAATGGGTTTTCTTGTTATGCccattccttttttcttcctgGATTTGGGCGTAAGGCAGTAGCTGTGCAGGAAGGTATCCCATACAGTTGCCTTTTGTCTAGTTGAAGCAGGTGCTCTGTGGGTTTTGCATTGCCTATGTAACTACTATATGatcatgtttttaattttgttgcaCAAAAAGGTAGAAATCCATGAGCACAGACGCATGCTGGAAATGTGATTTTGAACCTTCAATTGGGGAGTGTTGACATGTGTTTCCCATCAATCAGAATCCAGGCACTATATTTTGCATTAATAAATCTAGCTGCTGAGCTAACATATTTTTGCTTACTAACAACTTTATTCTTATCCATGCTAACCTGAGAAATAACTTTTTGTGAAAGCCCTCTGTGCTTTAGCCTTCCCCCACCTCCATCTATTTCCTTTTAACAtatgtaattaaattgaaaactaTTGCTCAACATTGTCTGGATTTTGCTACTCTACCTGATATTTGATTCTGTCTGTTTACTAGTATACATACGCCCTGATGGGCTATGGTCCTGAAGATAAGAATCCAGTGCTTGAACTGACGTACAACTATGGGATCACAGATTATGACAAAGGAAATGGTTATGCACAGGTAtatgatattatttttctcacaACCTATTTTACTATATACAAACCTGTATATAACTTATATAAATCTCTGTGCTTTTATGCTGAGAAGACTGAATCCCTTATTTTAACAGATCGCAATAGGCACAGATGATGTTTACAAAAGTGCAGAAGCAATCAAACTCTATGGAGGGAAGATTGTTCTTGAACCTGGGCCTTTGCCAGGTCTCAACACAAAGATAACTGCTTGCCTTGACCCTGATGGCTGGAAATCGGTATGATCTGTTTACGGCCTTCCATAAGTGAAAGTTGATTTCGTTGCATTTCCTTATAGTAATTGTTCTATTTTCTTAGTTGGTAGTTCTGATACCAGTTAGGGTgcacaaattcaaaattgatgACACCTTGGTGTTCTTATGGCATATTTTGTACCTTTTATGCATGAAatttatcataattttttaagCAATACGTATAACTTTATTGATGTACAATTTTAATTCAATGACTTTAATTTTCGCCCCTCGCCATCCTGCAGGTCTTTGTTGATAATGTTGATTTTATGAAGGAATTGGAATGACTAAAAGCATCACCAAAGACTCAAAATTGAGTCCATGGGAAGATTTGTAACAATTTTGACTGTAGAATATTCTAACCTGCCAATTTTATTTATCCTGAAGCAGTCCCTGAGAGAACATACCCAAAACAAACTTGTAGATATAGCACTCTGTACAAGACTGTAACATCTGTTATAAGTGCCATCCTTGCCCAACGATATGTAGAGCTAAGATTTTGAGATGGTTACTGCACATTGATTGCTATGAAAAATCTAACAATTCAATTTTACATCAATCCAAATTTTAACCTTCCTTGGAATTGTGTTATGTTGGCATAAAATTCAACATATGGTGGATCCCCTCAGTCCACAAATGTTTGTCACCT
The window above is part of the Prunus dulcis chromosome 1, ALMONDv2, whole genome shotgun sequence genome. Proteins encoded here:
- the LOC117616656 gene encoding probable lactoylglutathione lyase, chloroplastic, which codes for MSSLSATLNLLRPSLAPPPPSLWFCDVRNSASSYCTSRRLALFHLGSALPQSQLLGAKASELLRGERNTLEAAPVANLAQAGTAITKENALEWVKNDKRRMLHVVYRVGDLDKTIKFYTECLGMKLLRRRDIPEEQYSNAFLGYGPEDSNFVVELTYNYGVDKYNIGTGFGHFGIDVEDVSKSVELIKAKGGKVTREPGPAKNGSTIIASVEDPDGYTFELLERGLSPEPLCQVMLRVGDLDRAINFYKKAFGMELLRKRDYPEYKYTYALMGYGPEDKNPVLELTYNYGITDYDKGNGYAQIAIGTDDVYKSAEAIKLYGGKIVLEPGPLPGLNTKITACLDPDGWKSVFVDNVDFMKELE